One Vicia villosa cultivar HV-30 ecotype Madison, WI linkage group LG5, Vvil1.0, whole genome shotgun sequence genomic window, GAGTAAtatgtcatctacatatattATCAAAAAGAAGATCATGTTCCCACTAATCTTCTTGGAGACACAAGATTCGTCTTTGTTTTCAATGAGTCCATATTGTTTTACCATTTCACAAAATGAATAAATTGATCGTTGTAACATGCATATCTTTTGGGCTTCTTTTCGTATGCCAAATACTTCATGTTGTGTCATGTACACATCCTCAATAAGATTATCATTTAGGAACACAATCTTAACATCCATCTACCATATTTCATAATCATGATATGCAGCGATAACAAGTAAAATCTGAACACATTTGAGCATTTCAACTAGTAAAATAGTTTCATTATAGTCCACACCATGAATTTTCTTATGGATCTTAGCAACCAATATTTCCTGATAGATATGTACCTTACCATCCATGTCAGGCTTCTTTTTAAAAGACCCATTTACATCATATTAGACTAACTTCCACATGAGGCTCTACCAAGGTCAAAACCTGGTTTGTGTACATggaattcattttaaattttaaggcATCTACCCACTTCTAAGACCGAGGACAAGTGATGGCCTCTAGGTAGTCACAGGTTCATCTTGGTCCATGAGTAATACATCACCTTGATTAGTTACGAGATAACCATATCTCTTAGGTTCGTGACGTATTCTATTTGACATATGCTAGTCTTGTTCTACAATAGTAGGTTGGTCTTCCACAACCTCTTGTGTTTCTTACTCTTGTTCCTCCATAGGTATGTCACTTGGAGTTTCTAGAATTTCTACAATATCTAATTTCCTCCCAGTGATTCCTTTGGAAATAAAATCCTTTTATAGGAATACTCTAGTTTGAGCACAAACACTTTTCCCTCAGAAGGATTGTAGAAACAATATCTTTTAGTTTCTTTAGGATACCCCATAGAGAAacatttatcaaatttagagtCAAGCTTAGTTGAAATTTTCCAATTCACATAAACTTGGCAACCTAAAATCTTCATGAAAGACATATGTTGTCTCTTACCACTGCATATCTCATATGGTGACTTCTTAACTATTTTGGAAGGAACATGGTTAAATGTGTAATCTGATGTCAATAGAGCATGTCCCCAAAAAGAGTTTGGTAGATCATCGTGACTCGTCATGGATCAAGCCATGGTGCTGCGAGAGGAGTTACTTGGGATAGAATCCCACACTCTTTTAGATGGTCATCCTCTAAGCTTAAATATTCACCACTTCGATATGATCAAAAGGTTTTAATATTATTTCCTAGTCAGTTTTGTACTTCATTTTTGAACTCCTTGAACTTTTGAAAAGATTCAAATTTGTGTTTCCTTTAAAACATATAACCATAAATGTGATGAAGTATTGAAAAATTCCTCTGACTGATGTGTTCAATGGTCCACATACATTAATATGTGTGATGGCCTAAAGATCACTTGCCATTTAACCTTTTCCTGTGAATGGAGAATTTTTCATCTTTCCAAGTATACAAGATTTGCATATCTCATATGCTTCATAATCAAAAGACTCCAAAAGTCTATCTTTATGGAGTTTGGAAATGTGTTTCTCATTTATGTGGCCTAAGCGACAATGACATATAGTCCATTATTCATTTAAATCGTTAGGTTTCATCCTTTCAGTTGTAATGTTATAAAAAGGTATATCAAGATCAATGACATATAGTCCATTATTCATTTATGCAGTAGCATAGAATACATCATTCGAATAAATAAAGCAAGAATTGTTGTTTATTAAAAATGATAAACCAAATTTGTCCAAAcaagaaatgaaaataatattcTTGCTAATTGCGTGTACATAATAGTAGTTCTCTAACTGAATTATTAAACCACTAGGTAAAGTCAATACATAAGTTCCTACAGCTAAAGTAGCAACCTTTGCTCTAGTGCCAACTCGTAGATCAATTTCACCTTTTTTCCAATTCTTTACTCGTTTCAACTCCTGCACATTAGTACAAATGTGAGAACCACATCCAGTATCCAACACTCATGATGCAAAAGTAGATAAAtttatttctataacaaaaataCCTAAAGTTGAAGTCTCTACTCCATTCTTCTTATTTTCCAGGGACTTTGGGACGTTTCCCTTCAATTATCTGGTCTTATCGTAGTAGAAGCAAGTGCACTTCTTAGCTATACCTCCACTTGGAATTAAAGCATGAGCAGTAGGTTTGGGTCTGACAGCTTCATTGCCTTTCCCTTTACCATCCTGCTTGGTGGACCTTTTGTTATACTTTTTCTATTATTGACCATGATAATGACCTTCCCTTTCAAGGTTCTCCATATAACAAATCATCTTGATTACATGGGAACCTACAGGGGCTCCCTCAGCTAGCTTGCCTTGGAAAAATCCTTTTAAAACTTCAAATCTTTCACCCCTAGCATGCTTTTGATAGAGCATCTTCAAGTGTTTGATCATATCAAACGCTGTCATGTTCTCATGTTACTTTTGTAATTCAGAGTTCATGGTAGCCAGGATGAGGCATGCGGTTTCATCAGCATCATTAAcatgcttcttataagcatctctTTTAGTCTTATGAGCAGAACCATGAGTCTCCACTTCAGGAACATGTGTCTCTAAGATATACAATTTTTTTCTCATGTTTGAGGATAATCCCCAGGTTACAGTACCAATCTATAAAATTTGTCCCATGAAATTTGTTCTTGTCAAGGATTAATCTTAAAATGGTGTTTAAAGTGTTTGTTGGCATGATAGTTTACATATAAAAAATTTGAAGATATAAGTATCATTAAAAACAATATATTCAATTAGGCCTTTAATTAAATATTCTTCCACTATTTTATTCGAATCAAATGACCATCACCATTTAATTTGGAAAATTATGTTGGAAGATTATCTAATGGATCGAGATCCATATTTCACTTTATTTCCATTCAGCGGTGGGCTGATTACACAAAATATAGTTAATTAAGTAGGAACTCCTTCCAAGTGTATCTAATACAATTCTTGAATATTATCAGTTGGGTGAATAGCTCCTTATTATAATACATCCTATGGATTTTTTCCCACTCTTGCTTCTAAGCATATATAACCTTATTataattagtttagtttagttAAATCCAAGTTTTAACAATTGGATATTACATTTTTCCTATCGCACCTTACTAATATAGAACATGCACCTTGCGGTGGAAGAAACCTACATTGTTTGTTACTAATCTTGATGagtgttaaaattttaaaagcataaacttaatatttattttgaggAAACTTGAAATCAGTTTGATCTAATTGGCTTATTTATCATAAAAATCGTCTCACACATGCATCAATATACATTCACATGTATCAACATAGATATAAAATGATACAATTATGATTAATAACGCAATTGTTCACTCAAGCCAAAGAGAGAGCCTAAGTTAAACCTTATAACGATCTATATTTCTCCAAGCTAGACCTCAATGGTTCTCCTCCTTTAAtcatgttttctttttttcttcattacaTTATATTACATCGAAGAATACTTGTTTTACATACAAGGGTGTGAGATGAGAAAATAAGTTACATAAAGAGTGTATAGAGAAAGGCAAGCCAAAATAGTcgtatttaaaaatagaaaacaaaataaaagaagacTAAGCCCATAACCACTCACCTCAGGGCAATAATTATCAACAcacttgtattattattattaaattatgttaattaaataaaacaaattaaattttgGCGATTGATCACATTGTATAGACTTAGTTGGTGGTTCCACTAACCGTTTAGCAGACGTGGGTCAAGGGCGCATCACCCCCTGTAGAGTTGTTAGGAACAATGCCCTGACGCAAAAAATTTATAAACAATTCACTTGGAATCGGCATCAATTTTCGCATCATCACTTGATGCTTTTTGAAAACCCTAAGGCACAATCATTGCTCCGTCATAAAATCTAAGTGCATAACTCTTGAGAGAACAACTCTTGCTCCGTCATAAAATCTAAGTGCATAACTCTTGAGAGAACAACTCTTGCTCCGTCATAAATCCTAGTGCAACACATTCATACCATTAAAAATGTAATGATCAATTATTCAATTCGACTGATCTATATGTCATTGTTTCACCATACGAACGTTAGATTCAGAAGCAGAATGAACATATATCATTCAATTGAAAGACAATCAATACATTAATCAGATGGATGGAATAAAACAACATATCAAATATATAGTTGTAGCACCAcatttatttatatcttatatAAATCGATCAATCTTATTTGTATCAATTAGGGATGATCGAAGTATAGTTGCTTCACTATATAAACATCAGATTCCGAAGCATAGTCAACAACAAAACATCCTAATGATACAAACATGGTGCCAACATttaatttcttattattatttaattcaatttgtGTTTTAATCGATATAAGATAGAAAGTACCAAAAATAAATACCTATTTGATACATGGTTTCGTAAGTAGCTATGATACCACTTAAAAGAAATAAGGATATAAAcacatcaaaaaataaaattttccttTAGAGGATCCTTACAAATGAACATGATCAGTGATAGAAATGATTACCTCTTATGGCAATTGAACCTTTGATGCATAACTAGATGAATGATCACAAGCGTTGAACGTAGAACAACGCCTCTACACAGTCCACACGAAAAAAGTGCCTTCAAGCTTATTGCTAGCTACTACAAATGAAGaccatgagagagagagagagggagagagatatagagagggagagagagagagagagagagagagagagagagagagagagagagagagagagagagagagagagagagagagagagagagagaggggggcgAGAGAGAAAGAGAATACAGATAAGATTCAAAAACTGAACTTCATCGAGGAAAAAAACTTCTACGCAAGGGTTTtatttatagaaccacttgtGTCGGCTGTAAGACGAAAATCCCACTTAAGTGCAATGTACCTTACTCTGTACTGTATTTCACTTAAGTGCAATGTAACTTACGGTGTTCCATAATTATCTTAATTACATTGTATCTTATGATGTTCCTTATTTCACTTATTCATTCTATCTCTCATTAAGTTATCCTTAAGTGTGTGACTATGAGGTTCTCGTGGCGTTAGCAATTATACTAAATAACACATTTAATATAATAGTGAGTTGTATCTATCAACACATCACTGCTACTTAAGCTATGAAAATTTCATGTGATTTGACAAAACTTTTCTGTGATAATGTTTGTTGTACAATTACGATTTTGCCCTCATGTATATATTGATCAGAAGGTATAGACTATGTACCCTAGTTCAATATTGAGCGCTTAGACATATATCTTATTACGCAGAATAAGAAAATTTCATTTAGCTCACTCATGTCCCTCAAAATGATTTGTGGAGTATCTATCAACCATCTTTAAGGTTATTCTGTTGGTGACAACATTTGATTGGAAATAAAGTATTCAACTCAACATCTAGAGTCCATAGTGCTTTCAGTTCGAAGTGTGGTATACACCAGTATCACCTTGAGAATAACTTATAAGTTATGCCAGTTACATAACATTCTATGTAGTATTATCATGGTGAGTCAAcgcagtataaatattactcctaacaTTCTTACCTATGTGaagatttaataattatttatccaTGATCAATGGTATGTGTTCATCAGTTTATCCACATAACAGTCTTAATGCTTTAATGTTATCCTAGTTCACAATAAATCTTGACCATGAGTACTTTAAGAATATTATCATTATGTTTAATGAAATCTCATGATTAAGTCGCACTTAATGTTTCATTAAACGATCTAACTAAAAActttattattttagaaaaacaaacataataaaaaataataatcttaATCCACCCCATAATATTCTTAGGCACCTAgaaatttttcatttttgtccCCTGCTTTCGGTGGTGTATCTCCGAAAGCACATTTGTTTTATTTAACGTTAAATTGTTCTGTAGGTGCATCTATAGAACCATTTAAAGAACGTTAAAAAAAagtttcgtagatgcacctacgaaacaaatcaacattaaataaaaaatgcttCCGAAAATACACCTTCGAAAATATAGAGTATTTTTAGAAGTGCACATGGTGTGAGAACACCTAGAGGTGAGATGAAAAATTGTCTAAAAAAATTACTATTTActattaataaataattcgatCCAagtacaaaattaattttttttataagcaaggaaTTCAATAAAACGAGCACTAGGGGTACTCGAACCCGCTTACAAAAGAGGAAACCCAGATCTAAACCGCGGAAAGAACCTAAGAGAAACAACATTACCAACCAAATGAAACTTAAACTAAATAATCCAAAGGGGCTttgtaaaactcataaaaattatatttggtaTATGTAATATCTCCTATGAAAGACCATTTCCAAGCCTGCAATTTGATGTTCCACACGATATCGTTAATATCGCAAATACCTTCCTCAAACAAAATAATGTTCGTCGATATCCACAAACTCCAACACACCGCCATCCATATAATGCCTTCGTTACCGGTTTTTATCTTCTTCCGTTTAAAAAACTCAAACCAACGCAAGAAATTACGCCACCCATGATTCTCAACGCAACCGTCTATACCAACCCAATTAGCAATCTTCCTCCACACTGAATTCGCCATGCAACATTGCCCCAAAAGGTGATCTAAAGACTCCTCAACCGTTCCGCAGTGCAAACAAAATAAATCAGAAATTAAATCCACACCTCTACGCGAAAGTTGATCCTTAGTAGCCACTCGGTTCCAAAAACATTTCCATCCAAACGCTTTAATTCTAAACGGAATGTTAATCTTCCACAAATAACCAAATGCTTTCTCCCTAAGAATATCAGGCGCTTCAATAGGATAATACTCAAGTAACATTTCATAACCGGTTTTCACCGAATACCCCGCCTCCTCATCCTTAGACCAAAGGATATAATCTACTACAGCTGAAGGAATGGGAGCCTCTGCCAATGCGGTGCAGCAATTCTGTTCTAGCTACCAGCCTCTAACAAACCCGGAGAAAACTCGTGAAGAGCATTCCAGATCCACCTGCCACCAGACCAATAGCCCGCTTCTGCCACCATCAGCTTCGTACTCCTCGCGAAATCCAAAATACCCAGGAACACATCTTTTAAGGGGCCTCTCCCATCCCAATTCGCATGCCAAAACGGAACAGCAGTGCTGTTACCTAGACGATGCctgcaattttcaacaaaaaaatcTCGCTGCACCTTCTTTCCCAACAAGCAACTATTACCTTTCATAACAGCAAGATGTAAATTCCCATATCTAGCTTTCAAAACATTGATCCACAAGGAATTGTGATTCTGCATGACCCTCCATTTCCATTTAGCTAGTAAAGCCATATTGAATAAGTCGATTCGTTTTATCCCTAATCCTCCCTTTTCAATCGGGCGACAAATGGAATCCCAACCTATCCAGTGTATCCTTCTTTTGTCCTCTGTGCCCCTCCAAAGAAACTTGTTTTGGATCTTAATGATCTCCTTACAAACGGCTATCAGAGCTTTATAAAACGAGAGTTGAAAGACCGACAGACTGCACAGAACCGATTTAAGCAAAGTGATTCTGCCTCCTAAATTAAGAGTCCTGCCAGTCCAAGAAGATAATCGTCTCTTAATTTTAGAAATCATTGGACTCCATGAAGAGATACGTCTCGGATTTGAACCAATCGCGATGCCTAGAAAAATGAAGACTTTATCCTCAATCCTACATCGTAAGAAGCTGGCAGCAGCAAGAAGAAAGTGATTGCTATGATTGATTCCAATAAGCCCGCTCTTATGGAAATTAACTCCTAAACCCGATACAATCTCGAAACCATGAAGAATCAATTTAAGCGCCCAGACATGTTTCCACGTTCCATCCCCTACTAGTAACGTGTCATCGGCGAATTGAAGAATATCCACCGAACAACCTCCCTTCACATTAAAACCAGAGAACTCCCCTGATTCGATAGCCTTCCTAACCAAACCCGTGAGGGCTTCAGCAACTATAACGAATAAGAAAGGCGAGAGCGGATCTCCCTGCCTCATTCCCTTCTCAACACTGAATTCCCTTGTTGGGCTTCCGTTAATCAAAATAGACATGTGACTGGAAAAGACGGTAGCCTCCATCCATTTCAACCATAACTCACCAAACCCCATCCTTCTCAACATATATTTCAAAAACACCCAATTGACCTTATCGTAGGCTTTCTCGAAGTCTACTTTAAAAAGAAGACAACTCTTCTTCTCCTTAACAGCATAATCAACAAGCTCGTTCGCCACCAAAACTCCGTCCAACATTTGCCTCCCTGGTATGAAAGCGCTCTGACAGGGGGATATGAGAGCCCCTAAGATGCTCTTCAACCTGGCAGCCAACAGCTTAGCAATAGCCTTATACAAACAACCTACGAGACAAATCGGTCTGTAGTCATCCAGACTTGCCAGGACACTTTTCTTTGGAATGAGAGTCAGAAAAGAGGAAGTAATGGATTTACAAAGCACAACACTGCAGTGAAAGTCTTTGAAGAATCTGATGAAATCCTTCTTCAAAAAATGCCAACATTTCCTAATAAATACGAAGTTAAACCCGTCAGGACCCGGACTTTTCGAACCTCCGCAACTCCACACCGCATCCTTAATTTCTACCTCAAAAAAAGGAGCCTCAAGCGCTGCATTCTCCTCTGCCCCCAACCTGTTAAAAGGAATGCCCTGTGGAAGCGGCCTAACAGCACACGTATCCCTAAACTTCTCCGAGAAATGCTTTCTGACCTCCTCTTTAACATCCCCCACGGACTCTTTCCTTCCTTCCGCTGTTTTCACCGAGCCAATAAAATTCGAACGCCTCCTCTCCCTCATAATATTGTCGAAATAGCTGATGTTAGTATCCCCTGCACAATCGCATTTCAACCTGGATTTCTGAAAGAGGATATTCTCCTTAATCTTCAACTTCTGCCACACCATCCTAATAGCATCACTTCTGTCCTTAGCCACATCTTCCACTTCATCGTTGTTACAAAATTCCAAAAGAGCGTCTGCAGCATTCAACTCCGCCATGTTATCGATCACTTCCTAATCCAGCTTCCCAAACGTTTCAACATTCCATCTACGGAGACTAGCCTTGAGAAGCTTCAATTTCTCCTTTAGAAAGAAGTCACTTCTCCCTTCGACCCTGAAATTGTTCCATTCCGTTTCCACGAAAACCAAGAATCTTTTATCCTCAAACCAACAATTGTTTACCCAAAACGGTTTCAGGCCCCAGTCAGAATTGTTAACAGATATGCAAATGGGAAAGTGATCGGAAATGTCTTTGTCTTCTATGTATTGACCCACCACTCCCCACCTATGATCAACCTCTTCTGACAACATAAATCTATCAATCCTGTTCATTGACTTCCCGTCGCCACTGTACCAAGAAAACCTTTTACCAATACACTGAACATCGACCAGCAAGCTTTCATCAATAAAATCAGCGAATTCCTTCATCTCCGAATTCCTGTTCACCAAATTGCTACCTTTCCTCTCGTCACTACTCACAATGGAATTAAAGTCACCTCCCACACACCATTCCCCGTCCGTAAACCTCTGTTTGAACTCCAAAATTTCTCTCCAAGTAACTCTCTTCTGATCGATAGAGCAAGAAGAATACACGTTAATCACGTAATAATACATCCCTATCCACTTCAGCTTAATCCCCAAGAAACCAATGTCTTTAAAACTAAACTCCACATCACAACAGTCCTCCTTCCATAGAGTGATCAGACCATTCGACCTACCATTCGCTCCGACACACGACCAACCCACCTTCTCCTTACACCACAAGCTACTGATAGTCTTGGAATCAACAACCGAAAGCTTCGATTCCTGAATAAGAAAAACATTTGCCTTACCAGAATGAATAATATGACTCACCCTTCTCCGTTTGACCAAGTTACCACCTCCTCTGATATTCAGAGATCCGATAATCATGACGACGAATTTGATTTCACCTTCTTTCCCCTCAGGCTAACTTGAGAGCTCATCTCCAAATCCTGAATCTTCTTGGCATAATCCTTTTCTGAACCAATAGACACTACCCCTAATTTGGAAATAGCCGCCCAAATCTTTTCTCCCACGTTAGAATCCAGATTGTCCTTAAATCTGTTGTTGCAAACAATCATATCAGAGTCTGGTATAGGATTGCTACAAAGCACTTCGCCGGCGGAAAATCTATCTTCATTTGTTTTCCTAATCTCTGCAGAGTTGAAATTACTAACATCTCCCTTAAGACACATTGGATCTGGGCTGCTCCTCGCAACTGAACTACATTCTGTCTTGAAAATGTTAACTTGTCTTCTTTTCTTGGGCCTCCTTTTGAGGCTTAATGAAGGCCCACCACACTCAAAAATACATTTATCTCTAACCTTCTTAAC contains:
- the LOC131604790 gene encoding uncharacterized protein LOC131604790; the encoded protein is MLLEYYPIEAPDILREKAFGYLWKINIPFRIKAFGWKCFWNRVATKDQLSRRGVDLISDLFCLHCGTVEESLDHLLGQCCMANSVWRKIANWVGIDGCVENHGWRNFLRWFEFFKRKKIKTGNEGIIWMAVCWSLWISTNIILFEEGICDINDIVWNIKLQAWKWSFIGDITYTKYNFYEFYKAPLDYLV